A window of the Mus pahari chromosome 1, PAHARI_EIJ_v1.1, whole genome shotgun sequence genome harbors these coding sequences:
- the LOC110318744 gene encoding vomeronasal type-2 receptor 116-like — MFHWIVVFLVLKLSLLLCHLSDPRCFWRKKDRDNYLGDKDIDCFFSIYTKHGYVKNDYFSENLDKQVTLKTIQLISSVYFAIEEINRNIHILPNISLLVKIECNLIEDNVERVWSLKKKEIIPNYYCKNQRRYLIVLTGPIWIASYILGPFLYFSRTPELYFGYFHLLLNDKEQFPHLYQMSPKDTSLPLGMVSLAVHFRWNWIGVIITDDDHGIQFLSELREVMKRNTVCLAFVTIITYDNMLIFSFVKXIQFVNPAGDLVNMNQNRKLDAEYDIFYITDFLKQEGLKMKIGRFSGHFPNGQQLFISNEMIEWAADIKQTLASMCSVPCRPGFKKYFQEGKAVCCFDCYPCPENEISNMTDMDQCVKCPEDQYANEDXTLCLQKVVDVLDYRDPXGKALAGFALCFSVLTSVVLCIFLKNRESPIVKANNXTLXYVILISLIFCFICSLLYIGHPTMIICILQQITFAIVFTVATSTILAKTVIVVLAFKITVPGRRMRWLLMSGAPKYIILICTMIQLILCGIWLETSPPFVDXDVHMAHGHIIIVCNKGSVIAFYCVLGYMGSVALTSFTVAFLARNLPDTFNEAKLLTFSMLVFCSVWITFIPVYHSTKGKTMVAVEVFCILASSAGLLLCIFGPKCYIILLRPQTNSFHKISKPHFKAENIS, encoded by the exons ATGTTCCATTGGATTGTTGTCTTCTTGGTTCTGAAGCTTTCCTTACTTTTATGCCATTTGAGTGATCCCAGGTGCttttggagaaaaaaagacagagataATTATCTAGGAGATAAAGATATTgattgtttcttttccatttatacaAAGCATGGTTATGTGAAGAATGATTACTTCAGTGAGAATCTAGACAAGCA AGTTACACTTAAGACCATCCAGTTGATTTCCTCTGTTTATTTTGCCATTGAAGAAATCAATAGGAACATTCATATTTTGCCCAACATTTCCCTACTAGTTAAGATTGAATGTAACCTAATTGAGGATAATGTGGAAAGAGTTTGGTccttgaaaaaaaaggaaattattccTAATTACTACTGTAAAAATCAGAGAAGATATTTAATTGTACTTACAGGACCTATATGGATAGCATCTTACATACTTGGACCATTTCTGTACTTCTCTAGAACTCCAGAG CTTTACTTTGGTTATTTTCATCTTCTTCTAAATGACAAGGAACAGTTTCCTCATCTCTACCAGATGAGTCCCAAGGACACATCTCTACCACTAGGCATGGTGTCCCTAGCAGTTCACTTCAGATGGAACTGGATAGGAGTGATCATTACAGATGATGACCATGgaattcaattcctttctgaATTGAGAGAAGTAATGAAAAGAAACACTGTCTGCTTAGCATTTGTCACTATTATCACCTATGATAATATGTTA ATATTCTCTTTTGTGAAGANCATACAATTTGTAAATCCTGCTGGAGACCTAGTGAACATGAACCAGAATAGAAAATTGGATGCAGAGTATGACATTTTCTATATCACAGATTTTCTAAAACAGGAAggacttaaaatgaaaataggaagatTTTCTGGTCATTTTCCAAATGGTCAACAACTGTTtatatctaatgaaatgataGAGTGGGCTGCAGATATCAAGCAa ACTCTAGCCTCCATGTGTAGTGTGCCTTGCAGACCAGGATTCAAAAAATACTTTCAGGAGGGAAAGGCTGTCTGCTGTTTTGATTGTTACCCCTGcccagaaaatgaaatttccaacATGACAG ACATGGATCAGTGTGTGAAGTGTCCAGAAGATCAATATGCCAATGAAGACCANACACTCTGCCTCCAAAAAGTTGTGGATGTTTTAGATTATAGAGACCCCNTGGGAAAGGCTCTGGCTGGCTTTGCTCTATGCTTCTCTGTCCTTACATCTGTTGTACTCTGCATCTTCCTGAAAAACCGAGAATCTCCCATAGTCAAAGCCAATAACCNAACTCTCANCTATGTCATACTCATCTccctcatattttgttttatctgttcCTTGCTTTACATTGGTCATCCCACTATGATCATCTGTATCCTGCAGCAGATCACATTTGCCATTGTTTTCACTGTGGCTACATCTACTATCTTAGCCAAGACAGTTATTGTAGTACTGGCATTCAAGATAACTGTCCCAGGAAGAAGAATGAGGTGGCTGCTTATGTCAGGGGCACCCAAATACATCATTCTCATATGCACCATGATTCAGCTGATTCTCTGTGGAATCTGGCTGGAAACTTCTCCTCCATTTGTTGATNCTGATGTACACATGGCACATGGCCACATCATCATTGTTTGCAACAAAGGTTCAGTGATTGCCTTCTACTGTGTCCTTGGATACATGGGCTCTGTTGCTCTAACAAGTTTCACTGTAGCTTTCTTGGCCAGGAATCTGCCTGATACATTCAATGAAGCCAAACTCTTGACATTCAGCATGCTGGTGTTCTGCAGTGTCTGGATCACTTTCATCCCTGTNTACCACAGCACCAAAGGAAAGACTATGGTTGCTGTGGAAGTTTTCTGTATCTTGGCCTCCAGTGCAGGGCTGCTTCTTTGCATTTTTGGCCCAAAGtgctatattattttattaaggcCACAGACAAATTCTTTTCACAAGATCAGCAAACCACATTTTAAAGCTGAAAATATAAGCTAA